GATGGCAGCGTGCCATATTCTTTACGATGCTGCAGAAGCGACTCTGTCCTTATTGTTCTTGTCATCCTCGGGTTCCGCTGGGTATCAGTGTTCGCTTTCATCCAACGGCGGTGCCTTTGGTGTTTTGCTGTCGCGGATGGCGGATGGCGGATGGCGGTTTACCCTATGATTGTTCAATGAATGTTGGTTATTGCGATTTCAGGGGAGCGTGGCGGATGAGACGAGCGGTGGTGGGGATCGCGGCGCATGTGGACGCGGGGAAGACCACGTTGTGCGAGGCGTTGTTGTATCGCTCCGGCGAGATTCGCAAGCTCGGACGCGTGGACCACGGCGACGCGTTTCTCGACACCGATGCCATGGAGAAGCGGCGCGGCATCACCATCTTTTCGAAACAGGCTATATTGCGGCAGGGCGAGCTTGAGTTCACGCTGCTTGATACGCCTGGGCACGTCGACTTCTCCGCCGAGATGGAGCGGACGCTCACGGTGCTGGATTACGCGATTCTCGTCGTCGGTGCCAACGATGGGCTGCAGGGCTATACCGAGACGTTGTGGCGGCTGCTGGCGCGCTACCACGTGCCGACCTTTATCTTTATCAACAAAATGGACTCCGCCGGGGCCGATAAAGCCGCTCTGCTCGGGCAAATGCGGCAGAGGTTCTCGGAAGGCTGCATCGACTTCGGCGGTGACACCGAGCCTGGCGAGCAGGAGGAGGTCGCGCTGCTAGACGATAGCGGCACCGCGATGGACGAGCTGCTGGACGGCGGCGGTATCTCGGACGACACCTTGCGTTCGATGATTGCCTCGCGTCAGCTGTTTCCTTGCTATTCCGGGTCGGCGCTGAAGCTCGAGGGTGTCGATGAGTTTTTGGCGGGGCTTGAACGGTTTACGAAGAAGCGGGATTACCTGGATGCGTTCGGCGCTCGCGTCTATAAGGTCTCGCACGACGCGCAGGGCAACCGGCTTACTTGGCTCAAGGTTACTGGTGGCTCGCTCAAGGTCAAGGCGACGTTGACGAACGCGCACGATGATGGCGACAATGCTTCCGCCGGGACTGCTGATACTGCTAATTCCGCCGATGCTGGCACCGAGATCTGGCAGGAGAAGGTCGACCAGATCCGTCGGTATTCAGGCGCGAAATTCGAGTTGGCCGACGAGGTCGCGGCTGGTGAGGTTTGCGCGGTGACCGGGTTGACGAAAACATTCCCGGGTGAAGGTTTGGGTTATGAAGCCGATGCGGGCGATGCCGTGCTTCAACCTGTGCTCACCTATACCGTGCTGCCGGGCAAGGCGGCCGATGAAGAGGTCGCGCCCGTGGATACCGAAACGAAAAATGGCCCTGACAAGGACCAGACCGACGATTCTGCTCCAAACCAAACGCCCACCAAACCCGCCGAGGTCACGCCGGAGTTGCACAAGATTCTCGTGGCGCTGCGAACGCTCGAGGACGAGGACCCGGCGTTGCACGTGCGTTGGGTGGCCCGGCTCGGCGAGATTCATGTGCAGCTCATGGGCGTGGTGCAGGTCGAGATCATCACCCAGATGATGCGCGACCGTTTCGGCATCGACGTGCATTTCGGCCCCGGCGGCATCCTCTACCGCGAGACCATCACCGCGCCCGTCGAGGGCATTGGCCATTTCGAGCCGTTGCGCCACTATGCCGAAGTCCATCTGCTGCTTGAACCCGGTGAGCCGGGGAGTGGCCTACATTTCGAGTCGCGTTGCAGTCTGGACGACCTTGATCGCAACTGGCAGCGTGCAATCTTGACGCATTTGCGTGAGAAGGAACATCTGGGCGTCCTCACCGGTTCGCCCATCACCGATATGACCATTTCGCTCGTCGCGGGCCGTGGCCACGAGAAGCACACCGAGGGCGGCGACTTCCGTGAGGCCACCTATCGCGCCGTGCGGCAAGGCCTGATGGAGCTCAAGGAGCGTGGTGGGTGCCGGCTTTTGGAGCCGTGGTACAGCTTCCGTCTGGAGGTGCCGCAGGAGATGCTGGGCCGCGCGATGGCCGACATCCAGCGCATGAGCGGCACGTTCGACGCTCCGGAATCCGATGGTGATTACGCGGAGCTCAAGGGCGAGGCGCCCGTCTCCGAAATGCGCGACTACTCGATGGAGGTCAACGCCTACACCCATGGCCGAGGCTCGCTCACCTGCGTCTACGCCGGCTACCAGCCTTGCCACGACGCCGCCGAAATCATCAAACAAACCGCCTACGACCCAGAGACCGACCTGGAGAACACCCCAGACTCCGTCTTCTGCGCCCACGGCGCCGGCTACACCGTCAAATGGAGCAAGGTCCCCGATTTCGCCCACATCCGCTGCAACCGGTCAATTCTGCTGGAAAACGTACGTTTTCAGGTCAGGAAACATACGAAAACCAGCACGGTCGACCGGTTAGCAGCGTAAGTGGTCGTTTTACGGAGAGTTAATGGTCAGCGCAGCAGTTGGTCGTGGCTTCCCGTCCGCATCAGCGTGATAAGGAGAATGTTTTCCTCGACGCGGTAGATGAGCAGCCAATCCGCCTCGACATGCAGTTCGCGGTATGCCTTGAGGTCGCCCTTGAGCTGGTGGTCACGGTATTTGCGGCGGAGCGTTTCGGCGTCGCCGCGTTCGAGGACGTGGAACACCTCGTAGAGCTTGCCCATGTCGTAGTGTTTCTTCTTGAGCTTCTTGGCGTCGCGCAGGAACTCCTTGGAGAACGAGAGCTCATACATGCTCGATCATCCTCTGCGCCGCGTCGGCGTCGCCCGCGTAGACGAACCCGCTGTTTTCCGCCTTGCGCACGGCCTTCTCAAGAGGGGTGAACGCCATCGGTTTGAACGGCATGCCGCCCTCCTTCACAGCCTGCGAAAGGAACATGTTGATCGCCGCCGTCAGATCGATGCCCATGTCAGCGAAGACCTCCGTGGCTTGCTCCTTGAGCGTCTTGCTGGTGCGGATCTGGATCCGCGTCTGGTTCGCCGATACCTGTGCCATGATGTCCACCTTTGCCTTATTGAAGTCGTTTGTCAGTCTATATGACTTTAAACAG
This Bifidobacterium sp. ESL0790 DNA region includes the following protein-coding sequences:
- a CDS encoding type II toxin-antitoxin system YafQ family toxin, producing the protein MYELSFSKEFLRDAKKLKKKHYDMGKLYEVFHVLERGDAETLRRKYRDHQLKGDLKAYRELHVEADWLLIYRVEENILLITLMRTGSHDQLLR
- a CDS encoding type II toxin-antitoxin system RelB/DinJ family antitoxin, whose product is MAQVSANQTRIQIRTSKTLKEQATEVFADMGIDLTAAINMFLSQAVKEGGMPFKPMAFTPLEKAVRKAENSGFVYAGDADAAQRMIEHV